The Phragmites australis chromosome 15, lpPhrAust1.1, whole genome shotgun sequence genome window below encodes:
- the LOC133893572 gene encoding mannose-P-dolichol utilization defect 1 protein homolog 2-like — protein sequence MGAMELEILGMNFGCVLAALADAKIPDKGCLLPLVSKLLGYGIVAASTTVKLPQILKILKHGSVRGLSVASFELEVVGYTIALAYCIHKGLPFSAYGELAFLLIQAIILVAIIYYYSSPVGTKTWMKALLYCGLAPTVLSGKIDPALFEILYASQHAIFFFARVPQIWKNFMNKGTGQLSFLTCFMNFAGSIVRVFTSIQEKTPLSVIMGSAIGIVMNGTILGQIVLYQKPAPKKQKKED from the exons ATGGGGGCGATGGAGCTGGAGATCCTGGGCATGAACTTCGGGTGCGTCCTCGCGGCGCTCGCGGACGCAAAGATCCCCGACAAGGGCTGCCTCCTCCCCCTCGTGTCCAAGCTCCTCGGCTACGGCATCGTCGCCGCATCCACCACCGTCAAGCTCCCCCAG ATACTTAAAATTTTGAAGCATGGAAGTGTTAGAGGACTTAGCGTAGCATCCTTTGAGCTTGAGGTTGTAGGGTACACGATTGCTTTGGCATATTGTATTCATAAAGGATTGCCCTTTTCAGCTTATGGAGAGCTAGCTTTTCTGTTGATCCAAG CAATCATCTTGGTTGCCATCATTTATTATTACTCCTCACCAGTGGGAACCAAAACATGGATGAAAGCTTTATT ATATTGTGGATTGGCTCCAACTGTTTTGTCTGGAAAAATTGACCCTGCTCTTTTTGAAATCCTTTAT GCTTCACAGCACGCTATCTTCTTTTTTGCTAGAGTTCCACAAATATGGAAGAATTTTATG AATAAGGGCACTGGCCAGCTGAGCTTCTTGACCTGTTTCATGAACTTTGCTGGTTCAATTG TAAGAGTTTTCACCAGCATCCAGGAGAAGACTCCCTTGAGTG TGATCATGGGCTCCGCAATTGGTATCGTGATGAATGGTACAATCTTGGGTCAGATTGTATTGTACCAAAAACCTGCTCCGAAGAAACAGAAGAAAGAGGATTAA